In the Clostridium beijerinckii genome, one interval contains:
- the agaD gene encoding PTS galactosamine transporter subunit IID: MKTESNNKLTKKDLRKLAFRSVLLQASFNYERMQAAGWTCALLPFLKKIHNNDKEKVSQSMKDNLEFINTNPTLVGFLMGLVLSLEENSEDRSLIKGLKVALFGPLAGIGDALLWFTLLPIVAGISASFASQGSIVGPILFFGVYVCVFLSRIIWTSAGYKLGVKAIDILKENSKSISKAATTLGVTVIGGLIASYVHITLLPSIPISADHAISLQTDFVDKILPNILPMGYTLLMFYFLKKKNVNPTILILVTFALAILLSLLGVL; the protein is encoded by the coding sequence ATGAAGACGGAATCTAATAACAAATTAACCAAGAAAGATCTTAGAAAACTTGCCTTTAGATCAGTTTTGCTACAAGCAAGTTTCAACTATGAAAGAATGCAGGCAGCAGGATGGACTTGTGCGTTACTACCTTTCTTAAAGAAGATTCATAACAATGATAAAGAGAAAGTATCACAATCTATGAAGGATAATTTAGAATTTATAAATACTAATCCAACTTTGGTAGGATTTCTTATGGGATTAGTTTTATCGCTAGAAGAAAATAGTGAAGATAGAAGTCTTATAAAAGGGTTAAAGGTTGCTTTATTTGGACCGCTAGCAGGTATTGGAGATGCACTTCTTTGGTTTACTCTATTACCAATAGTCGCAGGAATCAGCGCATCATTTGCAAGTCAAGGCAGTATCGTGGGACCTATACTATTCTTTGGTGTTTATGTATGCGTATTCTTATCTCGTATAATATGGACAAGTGCAGGGTATAAGCTAGGAGTAAAAGCTATCGACATTTTAAAGGAAAATTCAAAATCTATTTCTAAAGCGGCAACAACTCTTGGAGTTACTGTAATTGGAGGATTAATAGCATCTTATGTGCATATCACTTTACTTCCAAGCATTCCAATAAGTGCAGATCATGCTATATCACTACAAACTGATTTTGTTGATAAAATATTACCTAATATACTACCTATGGGATATACATTACTTATGTTTTATTTCTTAAAGAAGAAAAATGTTAATCCAACTATCTTAATTTTAGTTACATTTGCATTAGCAATATTGCTATCATTATTGGGGGTATTATAA
- the agaC gene encoding PTS galactosamine transporter subunit IIC has protein sequence MHSITLLQGILLAIMAMIVGFDFWLEGLYIFRPIIVCTLTGAILGDITTGLIAGGLTELAFAGLTPVGGTQPPNPILAGIMTTVIAYTTGADVKATIGLALPFSFLMQYVILFYYSAFSVFMNKADKYAEEGDTAAFTRLNITTTLIVGITYGVIVFLCTYVAQEPMRTLVESMPEWLKHGFEIAGGILPAVGFGLLLRVMLKIEYVPFLIIGFLVASFVQFTNLLPVALIGAAFALYGYVNDKNKAQVVNVVNSNQGREDYEDGI, from the coding sequence ATGCATAGTATAACGTTATTACAAGGTATTCTTCTTGCAATTATGGCAATGATAGTTGGATTTGATTTCTGGTTAGAAGGATTATATATATTTAGACCAATAATAGTATGTACATTAACAGGAGCCATTTTAGGAGATATAACAACAGGACTTATCGCAGGAGGACTTACTGAATTAGCTTTCGCAGGACTTACTCCAGTAGGAGGAACACAGCCGCCTAACCCAATACTAGCAGGTATTATGACAACAGTTATTGCGTATACAACTGGAGCAGACGTTAAAGCAACAATTGGATTAGCACTACCATTTAGTTTCTTAATGCAATATGTAATTCTTTTTTACTATTCAGCATTTTCAGTATTCATGAATAAAGCTGATAAGTATGCAGAAGAAGGCGATACTGCAGCATTTACAAGATTGAATATAACAACAACTCTTATAGTTGGAATAACTTATGGTGTGATTGTATTCCTTTGTACATATGTTGCTCAAGAACCAATGAGAACTTTAGTTGAAAGTATGCCAGAATGGTTAAAACACGGATTTGAAATAGCAGGTGGAATTTTACCAGCAGTTGGATTTGGATTATTACTTAGAGTAATGCTTAAGATAGAATATGTTCCATTTCTTATTATAGGATTTTTAGTAGCTTCATTTGTACAATTTACAAATTTATTACCAGTAGCATTAATAGGAGCAGCTTTTGCTTTATATGGATATGTAAATGATAAAAATAAAGCTCAAGTTGTAAATGTAGTAAATTCAAATCAAGGGAGAGAAGATTATGAAGACGGAATCTAA
- the agaB gene encoding PTS galactosamine transporter subunit IIB, with protein sequence MPNILMTRIDNRLVHGQVGVTWTTSLGANLLVVVDDTAASDTVQQQLMSMTAESSGVGIRFFTIQKTIDVIHKASPNQKIFIVCKTPEVVRKLVDGGVPIKELNVGNMHFSDGKRAITKKVYVDDKDIEDLKYIESKGVKVFAQDTPGDIKTNIE encoded by the coding sequence ATGCCAAATATATTAATGACAAGAATTGATAACAGATTAGTTCATGGGCAAGTAGGTGTTACTTGGACGACATCCCTAGGAGCTAATTTACTAGTAGTTGTAGATGATACTGCAGCATCAGATACAGTACAACAACAATTAATGTCAATGACAGCAGAATCTTCAGGGGTTGGAATCAGATTTTTCACAATTCAAAAAACTATAGATGTTATACACAAAGCGTCTCCAAACCAAAAGATTTTTATAGTATGTAAAACACCAGAGGTAGTAAGAAAATTAGTTGATGGTGGAGTACCTATAAAAGAATTAAATGTTGGAAATATGCACTTTTCAGATGGAAAGAGAGCTATTACTAAAAAGGTTTATGTAGATGATAAAGATATAGAAGATCTAAAATATATTGAATCAAAGGGTGTAAAAGTATTTGCACAAGATACACCTGGAGATATTAAAACAAATATTGAATAA
- a CDS encoding sigma 54-interacting transcriptional regulator yields MTNKEKIRIKLKELSLKIDGSMEYGINALTIADKLGLQRNLVSHVLNELTKEEEAIKINKRPVYFMSKEVYEEDSDRFTLISDYIKEINYLNTNNDIDNFKELIGASGSLKDVVQQCKSAVSYPPNGLPFLLIGSSGVGKSFLAQKVYDYARNCSYIKEGAPFEIFNCAEYANNPELFSAILFGSAKGAYTGADSDRIGLIEKANGGYLFLDEIHRLPPEGQEKLFLFLDKGIFRRLGETEKKRHASVRLIFATTENPENKFLQTFLRRIPLILKIPSFKERPLKEKLDLIDNFYKREALNINRDIIVNSQVINILINSNAHGNIGKIINAIKLSCANSLNNTQEKRTKVLKVKINNLHKDIIERDEDISFNNLNINNMFISCSEKNDRDYLNTHINKASGITEELNEAIKELEKGKITEEEFFINGTKIFNDLIDHIVFNEKYRNSKNVIYRSIEKTVESTLHFMNLNYGIDYLTNSSEIMANLITYFVEFQNEGYIKEEISLIEQLSKKFHKEYKLVLKIIEDIHNNLDLEINKEVEIYLLIYIRSLDKSIQNNVNAIIIAHGHSTASSIAGVANRLFGKYIFEPFDMPIESSPLDISNKILEYVKTIDTSKGLLILVDMGSLETIYILLEKEIYGDIAIVDNVSTKLVLDIGSRILSLQPLKQIAEESSKKNVSKVNYIESTKKKTDVIITTCITGIGTASKIKDLLNSCFNEDEVKVVAYDYESLKENGKEDFVFKQYNVKLIIGTNDPKIENIPFISLENLIMKKADSVLFNTLKGIVDNNIIEKINKEAVKLFTLENVLNYLTILNPDKIVDQVEDALTNLERSLGFKLENDLKISLYIHISCMIERLVIKDPIMNYRDCEDFEQCHVHFIKMTRKAFSVIENFYRVEIPISEIGFIYDSIKNKVKNFDL; encoded by the coding sequence ATGACTAATAAGGAAAAGATTAGAATAAAGTTGAAAGAACTTTCTCTTAAAATAGATGGAAGCATGGAATACGGAATAAATGCTCTTACTATAGCAGATAAACTTGGGCTTCAAAGAAATTTAGTAAGCCATGTATTAAATGAGCTGACTAAAGAGGAAGAAGCAATAAAAATAAATAAGAGACCTGTCTACTTTATGAGTAAGGAAGTGTATGAAGAAGATAGTGATAGGTTTACACTGATTTCTGATTATATTAAAGAAATTAACTATTTAAATACTAATAATGATATAGATAATTTTAAGGAACTTATAGGGGCGAGCGGCAGCTTAAAGGATGTTGTTCAGCAGTGCAAATCAGCAGTCTCATATCCACCAAATGGATTACCATTTTTACTTATTGGAAGTTCAGGAGTTGGAAAAAGTTTTTTAGCACAAAAGGTATATGATTATGCGAGAAATTGCAGCTATATAAAAGAAGGTGCCCCTTTTGAAATATTTAATTGTGCAGAATATGCAAATAACCCAGAGTTATTTTCTGCGATACTTTTTGGATCAGCCAAAGGGGCTTATACAGGTGCTGATAGTGATAGAATAGGTCTCATTGAAAAAGCAAATGGGGGATATCTATTTCTAGATGAAATTCACAGACTACCCCCAGAAGGTCAAGAAAAATTATTCTTATTTTTAGATAAGGGGATATTTAGAAGGCTTGGTGAAACGGAGAAAAAAAGACACGCCAGCGTAAGGTTAATTTTTGCAACTACAGAGAATCCTGAGAATAAATTTCTTCAGACATTTTTAAGGCGTATACCACTAATATTAAAGATACCAAGCTTTAAAGAAAGACCCTTAAAAGAAAAGCTAGACCTTATAGATAATTTTTATAAGAGAGAAGCCTTAAATATAAATAGAGATATTATTGTTAACAGTCAGGTTATAAATATATTGATTAATAGTAATGCTCATGGTAATATTGGTAAAATTATAAATGCTATAAAACTCAGCTGTGCAAATTCCTTGAATAATACGCAGGAGAAAAGAACAAAAGTATTAAAAGTAAAAATTAATAATCTTCACAAGGATATAATAGAGCGGGATGAGGATATTAGTTTTAATAACTTAAATATAAATAATATGTTTATAAGCTGTTCGGAAAAAAATGATCGAGATTATTTAAATACTCATATAAATAAGGCATCAGGAATTACAGAAGAATTAAATGAAGCTATCAAGGAATTAGAAAAAGGCAAAATAACAGAGGAAGAGTTTTTTATTAATGGAACTAAAATATTTAATGACTTGATTGATCATATAGTTTTTAATGAGAAATATAGAAACTCAAAAAATGTTATATATAGGTCAATAGAAAAAACAGTTGAAAGTACTTTGCATTTTATGAATTTAAATTATGGAATCGATTATTTAACAAATAGTTCAGAAATTATGGCTAATCTTATAACATATTTTGTTGAATTTCAAAACGAAGGTTATATTAAAGAAGAGATTTCATTAATCGAACAATTGAGTAAAAAGTTCCATAAGGAGTATAAGCTGGTTTTAAAGATAATTGAAGATATTCATAATAACTTAGATTTAGAAATAAATAAAGAAGTAGAAATTTATTTACTAATATATATAAGATCATTGGATAAGTCTATTCAAAATAATGTTAATGCAATAATAATAGCTCATGGTCATTCAACTGCAAGCAGTATTGCAGGGGTAGCTAACAGGCTGTTTGGTAAATATATTTTTGAGCCATTTGATATGCCTATAGAAAGTTCACCTTTAGATATAAGTAATAAGATCTTAGAATATGTCAAAACAATAGATACTTCAAAGGGACTTTTAATACTTGTAGATATGGGTTCTCTTGAGACTATTTATATATTATTGGAAAAAGAAATATACGGAGATATAGCTATAGTAGATAATGTTTCTACTAAATTAGTTTTGGATATAGGAAGCAGAATTCTTAGCTTACAGCCATTAAAACAAATTGCAGAAGAATCATCTAAGAAAAATGTAAGTAAAGTAAATTATATAGAATCTACTAAGAAGAAAACAGATGTTATAATAACAACTTGTATAACAGGTATTGGAACAGCAAGCAAGATAAAAGATTTGTTAAACAGCTGTTTTAATGAGGATGAAGTAAAAGTTGTTGCTTATGATTATGAAAGTTTAAAAGAAAATGGAAAAGAAGATTTTGTATTTAAACAATATAATGTAAAACTCATAATTGGTACAAACGATCCAAAGATAGAGAATATTCCTTTTATATCTTTAGAAAATCTTATAATGAAAAAAGCAGATTCAGTATTATTTAATACATTAAAAGGAATTGTAGATAATAACATTATTGAAAAGATAAATAAAGAAGCTGTTAAGTTATTTACATTAGAAAATGTTTTAAATTATCTTACAATATTAAATCCGGATAAAATAGTAGATCAAGTAGAAGATGCTCTTACTAATTTAGAAAGAAGTCTAGGCTTTAAACTAGAGAATGATTTAAAGATAAGTTTATATATACACATAAGCTGTATGATAGAAAGATTAGTAATAAAAGATCCTATTATGAATTACAGAGATTGTGAAGATTTTGAACAGTGTCATGTACACTTTATAAAAATGACTAGAAAAGCTTTTAGTGTAATAGAAAATTTCTATAGAGTAGAGATTCCTATATCAGAAATAGGATTTATATATGATAGTATTAAAAATAAAGTTAAAAACTTTGATCTTTAA
- a CDS encoding GNAT family N-acetyltransferase yields MKNTIVVKAMRESDIDQVIKLWRDIFGSSFLEESVTKEQLITYLKKNPKASSVACNEDGKVIGALLCGSDGIRGFIYHIAIYSEYRVNEIEKRMLDRSLGKLKEIGIKTGFIFTQSSNHDMEVAFNSIGWVVIPNELNLGI; encoded by the coding sequence ATGAAAAATACTATAGTGGTGAAAGCAATGAGAGAGTCTGATATAGATCAAGTAATTAAACTGTGGAGAGATATTTTTGGCTCATCATTTTTAGAAGAATCTGTGACTAAAGAACAATTAATCACATATTTAAAAAAGAATCCAAAAGCTAGTTCTGTGGCATGCAACGAAGATGGGAAGGTAATTGGAGCTTTATTATGTGGCAGCGATGGCATAAGAGGATTTATATATCATATTGCTATATATAGTGAATATAGAGTTAATGAAATCGAAAAAAGAATGTTAGATCGTTCTTTGGGAAAATTGAAGGAAATTGGAATAAAAACTGGTTTTATATTTACGCAAAGCAGCAATCATGATATGGAAGTAGCTTTTAATTCTATAGGGTGGGTTGTGATTCCTAATGAACTTAATTTGGGAATTTAG
- a CDS encoding methyl-accepting chemotaxis protein has product MKLKKIKLKSIRTKLVMSLLGICLIPLIILGFGANEQAKSILNQKLKLTSQQTLLELNDGIDNYFSGFVSMTKALSTNYNFVNSDKDESYLAITSMLKDVKESDNDIFSTYFASVDDKFEIYPSEKMPDGYKASDRDWYKQAIEHKDQVIITLPFKSAQTGKNVVSIAKAVEKDGKLVGVCAMNVSLDAITEKISTKKIGNTGYIFVSDIDGQNMIAHKNKDLIGTDVASKQPFWQDVKNNNAGFLTYEFNNTKKFGVYGTNPTTGWKVVATLDEKEVTNDTNSILATTVYISLVILIICIMLSLFLSKGIAQNIKKLKEVFEKASKGDLTASINLSTKDEFMELSQSFNDMISNISKLIENVTASSKIVLETSSNLANMSEEVTASIEEVSKSIEDVSHGAVNQSQNAQHGVLEMNELSGKLDEINENSHEMDKLSANTKELGAKGLSMIDTLIEKSDKTKTATDEVNGIVQEMAENTKTIDTISEKISQITEQTNLLSLNASIESARAGEAGKGFAVVAEEIRKLAEQSKVSTEEIKEIIVNIRNKSDKATGAIIAAENIAKEQELAVSKTLEIFNEIIESIGVMSAKVNEVKASAIDINRSKQSVIVEIENISSISQETAAASEEVSASTEEIDAAMVRFTKHAEELQSLSEMLGEELARFKIN; this is encoded by the coding sequence ATGAAGTTAAAGAAAATTAAACTAAAAAGTATTAGAACCAAGCTTGTTATGAGTTTATTAGGAATATGCTTAATTCCTTTGATAATTCTTGGATTTGGTGCCAATGAACAAGCTAAATCCATCCTTAATCAAAAATTGAAACTTACAAGTCAACAAACTCTTTTAGAATTAAATGATGGAATTGATAACTATTTCAGTGGGTTTGTAAGCATGACTAAAGCATTATCAACTAATTATAATTTTGTTAATTCTGATAAAGATGAATCATACTTAGCTATAACTAGTATGTTAAAAGATGTCAAGGAAAGTGATAACGATATCTTTAGTACATATTTTGCAAGTGTAGATGATAAATTTGAAATATATCCTAGTGAGAAAATGCCAGATGGATATAAGGCTAGTGATAGGGATTGGTATAAACAAGCAATAGAACATAAAGACCAAGTTATAATAACTTTACCATTCAAAAGTGCCCAGACTGGAAAAAATGTTGTATCTATAGCTAAGGCAGTAGAAAAGGATGGAAAATTAGTTGGGGTATGTGCAATGAACGTATCTTTAGATGCAATTACAGAAAAGATATCAACTAAGAAAATAGGGAATACTGGATATATATTTGTTTCAGATATAGATGGTCAAAATATGATAGCGCATAAGAATAAAGATTTAATTGGTACAGATGTAGCGTCTAAGCAGCCATTTTGGCAAGATGTAAAAAATAATAATGCAGGATTTTTGACATATGAATTTAATAATACAAAGAAATTTGGAGTATATGGGACAAACCCTACTACTGGATGGAAGGTCGTAGCTACTCTTGATGAGAAGGAAGTAACTAATGATACCAATTCAATACTTGCGACAACAGTATACATATCTTTAGTTATATTAATAATTTGTATAATGCTATCATTATTCTTAAGTAAAGGTATAGCACAAAATATTAAAAAGCTAAAAGAAGTATTTGAAAAAGCTTCAAAGGGAGATTTAACTGCATCGATAAATTTATCTACAAAGGATGAATTTATGGAGCTTTCACAATCCTTTAATGATATGATATCTAATATATCAAAGCTTATAGAAAATGTTACAGCATCATCTAAAATAGTATTAGAGACATCGTCAAACCTAGCAAATATGTCGGAAGAGGTAACGGCATCAATAGAGGAAGTCTCAAAATCAATAGAAGACGTTTCACATGGTGCGGTTAATCAGTCACAAAATGCCCAGCATGGGGTTTTAGAAATGAATGAGCTATCAGGTAAATTGGATGAAATTAATGAAAATTCACATGAAATGGACAAACTTTCTGCAAATACGAAGGAATTAGGAGCAAAAGGATTATCTATGATTGATACTTTGATAGAAAAATCAGATAAGACTAAAACTGCTACGGATGAAGTTAATGGTATAGTTCAAGAAATGGCTGAAAATACTAAAACAATAGATACTATATCTGAAAAAATATCTCAAATAACAGAACAGACAAACCTCTTATCATTAAATGCAAGCATAGAGTCAGCTCGTGCGGGTGAAGCGGGAAAAGGATTTGCTGTTGTAGCTGAGGAAATAAGAAAACTTGCAGAACAATCTAAAGTATCTACTGAAGAAATAAAGGAGATTATTGTAAATATAAGAAATAAGTCAGATAAAGCAACGGGGGCTATTATAGCTGCTGAAAATATAGCAAAAGAACAGGAGTTAGCAGTAAGTAAGACACTGGAGATATTTAACGAGATAATAGAATCAATTGGAGTAATGAGTGCTAAAGTTAATGAAGTAAAAGCATCTGCAATTGATATAAATAGAAGTAAACAAAGTGTAATAGTGGAAATCGAAAATATTTCATCAATATCACAAGAAACTGCAGCTGCATCAGAGGAAGTTAGCGCATCAACAGAAGAGATAGATGCTGCTATGGTTAGATTCACTAAGCATGCTGAGGAACTTCAATCACTTTCGGAAATGTTAGGAGAAGAATTAGCTAGATTTAAGATAAATTAA
- a CDS encoding Na+/H+ antiporter has product MFTYILILLICILLSTIISRFIPSLSVPIVQIAIGSLIAIIHSEFSIELDPHTFLVMFIAPLLFRDGKNADKRSLWKQRRNILLMALALVIATVILVGFIINKLIPSISLPSAFALAAALSPTDYVAVSVLSKKISLPRKVLHLIEGEGLMNDASGLVSFKFALAAALTGTFSLFDATMSFFIVSIGGIIAGFVLENILIKFEFWIRSLGMEDITVEILLQILTPFIIYLVSEEVFKVSGILAVVVAGMVYSLSSKRLKFKNAKLNAVSENTWSVLAYVLNGLIFIIVGLQLPNIIKIAFYEATINNFQAIIDVLLITLALFTLRYLWVLFMYKFGDSSCKTEEKNVKFHAALLTSLSGVRGAVTLATVLSIPLTLENGDPFPERTLILFLSVGVILTTLLITTFILPIFANKSISKETNYLEILNKAQIKVWANTINKLKLEIDNKKYINMIISEYKYRIHQLKRGNSYYKNWNRSSKEEKKWMLICFKKEIENTKKMLQENKIDESTAYFYEKSVRNKIKLMSSVESFSLIFKEALARITSLIFNIKKFRYLLRGIENQKRNEQELKDLAMKELYSTNAKYLIQYVKSIVTPENEETLKKVILYYQGVYWVASKPILEKASKYEKKKIEIKAMQLERNTIQSLFEDGDITWNIASELRKNLNYIESDVLR; this is encoded by the coding sequence ATGTTTACTTATATCTTAATATTATTAATTTGCATTTTACTATCAACTATAATAAGTAGATTTATACCTTCCTTATCAGTTCCTATTGTACAAATTGCAATTGGATCACTAATCGCAATAATACACTCAGAATTTAGCATTGAGCTAGATCCTCATACATTTTTAGTAATGTTTATTGCTCCCCTTCTTTTCCGTGATGGAAAAAATGCAGATAAAAGATCTCTATGGAAACAGAGGAGAAATATACTTTTAATGGCACTAGCTTTAGTTATCGCAACAGTAATATTAGTTGGATTCATTATAAATAAGTTAATTCCATCTATTTCGTTGCCTTCAGCTTTTGCACTTGCAGCTGCTTTATCTCCAACTGATTATGTTGCGGTTAGCGTACTTTCAAAAAAAATCTCACTTCCAAGGAAAGTGCTTCATCTTATCGAAGGCGAAGGACTTATGAATGACGCATCAGGCCTTGTATCTTTTAAATTTGCATTAGCTGCAGCACTAACTGGAACATTCTCATTATTCGATGCAACTATGAGTTTTTTCATAGTATCTATAGGGGGAATAATTGCAGGATTCGTTTTAGAGAATATTCTAATTAAATTTGAATTTTGGATAAGAAGTCTTGGAATGGAGGATATTACAGTTGAAATACTACTTCAAATTCTAACACCATTTATAATATATCTTGTATCAGAGGAAGTATTTAAAGTCTCAGGTATATTAGCTGTGGTTGTAGCTGGAATGGTATACTCACTATCATCTAAAAGGTTAAAATTTAAAAATGCTAAGCTAAATGCAGTCTCAGAAAATACTTGGTCAGTTTTAGCCTACGTTCTAAATGGTCTTATATTTATAATAGTTGGATTACAGCTACCAAATATAATTAAAATCGCTTTTTATGAAGCCACAATAAATAATTTTCAAGCTATTATTGATGTTTTATTAATCACACTAGCCTTATTTACACTTAGATATTTATGGGTTCTATTTATGTATAAGTTTGGAGATAGCTCCTGCAAGACAGAGGAAAAAAATGTTAAGTTTCACGCTGCGCTCCTTACTTCTTTATCAGGAGTAAGAGGAGCTGTCACATTAGCCACAGTTCTTTCGATTCCTTTAACATTAGAAAATGGGGACCCTTTTCCTGAGAGAACATTAATTTTATTTTTGTCCGTTGGGGTAATTCTAACTACACTTCTTATTACAACTTTCATATTACCGATATTTGCTAATAAAAGTATCTCTAAAGAAACCAATTATTTAGAGATACTGAATAAAGCGCAGATAAAAGTTTGGGCTAACACTATAAATAAATTAAAATTAGAAATTGATAATAAAAAGTACATTAATATGATTATAAGCGAGTATAAATATCGTATTCATCAATTAAAACGTGGAAATTCTTATTATAAAAACTGGAACAGAAGCAGCAAAGAGGAAAAGAAATGGATGCTTATATGTTTTAAAAAAGAAATTGAAAATACAAAAAAGATGTTACAAGAAAATAAGATAGATGAATCAACTGCATATTTTTATGAAAAATCAGTTAGAAATAAAATCAAGTTAATGTCCTCAGTTGAAAGCTTTTCCTTGATATTCAAAGAAGCTTTAGCACGCATTACTTCCTTAATTTTTAATATAAAAAAATTTAGATATCTATTAAGAGGAATTGAAAATCAAAAACGAAATGAGCAAGAATTAAAAGACTTGGCCATGAAAGAACTTTATTCTACTAATGCAAAATACTTAATTCAATATGTTAAATCTATTGTTACTCCTGAAAATGAAGAAACATTAAAGAAAGTAATTTTATATTATCAAGGTGTCTATTGGGTTGCAAGCAAACCAATCTTAGAAAAAGCTAGCAAGTATGAAAAGAAAAAAATTGAAATTAAAGCAATGCAATTAGAAAGAAATACTATACAATCTTTATTTGAAGATGGAGATATAACTTGGAATATAGCATCTGAACTAAGAAAGAATCTAAATTATATAGAAAGTGATGTTTTAAGATAA
- a CDS encoding IS4 family transposase, with product MKNTTTIFDIFQTFLSEKEVEKFSKILEYVDTARKFTLYDLIKFFIAAATNEYKSYRDGVEHMESVGLTPVDYSTISKKASKVDYKISKTLFEIIVSKCNRRMRRILNLPKQLIAIDSTTVTVGENRLKWAKFNGKKSGIKLHISLNINDFTPQKVIETIAKKHDGPIGEGLIDVHSILVEDRAYENHERFDMFKEIKQSFVIRIKNNTILSKPKKLRSLGVVENSSVIRDVTCYLGKETKKTQNRFRVVEFTDYYGKSVKVCTDLMNITPEKIAEIYKERWKIETFFKFIKQNLNVKRIFGTTENAVYNQLFISLIAYVLLQFTYVETTKNLKYVKLSLIQFVRKLLKKSLKVEVYISINLFLKNIKNKLII from the coding sequence ATGAAAAATACTACCACTATATTTGATATATTTCAAACATTTTTAAGTGAAAAGGAAGTTGAAAAATTTAGTAAAATTTTAGAATATGTTGATACTGCAAGAAAATTCACATTATATGATTTAATAAAATTCTTTATTGCAGCAGCTACGAATGAATATAAGAGTTATAGGGATGGCGTTGAGCATATGGAATCAGTAGGGCTAACACCAGTTGATTATTCAACTATTTCTAAAAAAGCCTCTAAGGTAGATTACAAAATTTCTAAAACTTTATTTGAGATTATTGTTTCTAAATGTAATCGTAGAATGCGAAGAATTCTAAATTTGCCAAAACAATTAATAGCAATTGATTCAACTACCGTGACCGTAGGTGAAAACCGTCTTAAATGGGCAAAATTTAATGGGAAGAAATCTGGAATAAAACTTCATATATCTTTAAATATTAATGACTTTACACCACAAAAAGTTATTGAAACTATTGCTAAAAAGCATGATGGACCGATAGGTGAAGGTTTAATAGATGTACACTCTATTTTAGTTGAAGATAGGGCTTATGAAAATCATGAGAGATTTGATATGTTTAAAGAAATAAAACAATCTTTTGTTATAAGAATAAAAAATAATACAATACTTTCAAAACCAAAGAAATTGAGAAGTTTAGGAGTAGTAGAAAATTCTTCTGTAATTCGAGATGTTACATGTTATTTAGGAAAAGAGACTAAAAAAACTCAAAATAGATTTAGAGTAGTTGAATTTACTGATTATTATGGTAAATCAGTAAAAGTGTGCACTGACCTAATGAACATTACTCCAGAAAAAATAGCAGAAATATACAAGGAACGTTGGAAAATTGAAACCTTCTTTAAATTTATAAAACAAAACTTGAATGTAAAAAGAATATTTGGAACAACTGAAAATGCTGTCTATAATCAACTTTTCATATCATTGATAGCTTATGTTTTGCTTCAATTTACTTATGTTGAAACGACTAAAAATTTAAAATATGTTAAATTATCACTAATTCAATTTGTAAGAAAATTGCTTAAAAAAAGTCTTAAGGTCGAAGTCTATATATCTATTAACTTATTTTTGAAAAATATCAAAAATAAGTTAATAATTTAA